The genomic region ATCCGTTCGTGCAGGTCCCAGTTGGCCAGGAGGAACTCGGTACGTCCTCGGCCGGCGGCAACCTGCAGCCGTCGCACGAGCTTGCGCATGGCGGTGATGTCCCGCGAGGTCCTGTGCTCGGCGGCGTCCACGTCGATGAGCACTTCGAGTGCTTCACGAACGGCGACCGCCTCGGCCACCGAAGCTGGAGCGTCCGTGACAGCGAGCAGCGTGTGTCGGATGCGGACCATCGGGCCGGCGGCGGTCGCGAACAGTCCCCCGCTGCGCCCAGGCCGGATTTCGGCGAGGCCGCGATCGGTGAGGATGCGGATCGCTTCGGCCACGGTCGAGCGAGCGAAGCCGGTGCGGGTCTTGAGTGCATCGATGGTGCCGATGAGTTCGCCGGGTTTGAACTCTCGGTCGAGGATCTGTTGCTCGATCTCGCCGGCGAGGACCTGAGCGCGGGTCTGTGCCACGAAGGAGGTCATGTCGGGAGCCTAGCAACGGTCATAACCGTTGCTCGTGTTTCTGCGGCTGCGGTAGGAATGCGGCCCGGGTCCGTGTCGGCATGTGTTTCACCAGGACCAGTCGTTGGCCATCAGTTCGGTGCCCTCGCTCGACGTCGTACGACTGGTGAGGTGATCGCCGTGCTCGGCGATGCGCGCGAGATACTTCTCGTGCGCAGCGGCGGCGAAATCCTGATCGAAGTCCCTGATCACCGAATGGATGTGATTGCCGCTGTCGACTGCGTTGACCATTTCGATCAGGAGGGCTCGGGTCTGCACCCGGAAGTAGTGCGGCACGCCCCGGGTCGTTCCGCCCGCCCAGGCGAAGTGGATCGTCGCGGGACCGTCGGCGTCGATCCCGGTCCGGTACTCGGCGGCGACCGAGTCCGACACGCGTTGCAGGTAGGTGTCGATCAGCTGCATCAGGACGTCCAGCTGGTGTTCCTCCAGCTGATCGGCGCGGATCCCGGACGGCTGGTTCCGGTTCAGTGCCAACGCTTTTCGATCGGCGGTGGTGATCTGGTACTGCGGCATCCCCAGGTCGTAGTGGTCGGGGTACTCCAGGGCGCCGATTCTGGGAACCTGCCTCGACACGAAGTCCGCGGGGGCGGTGTCGTGGATGACCGCGGTGGAGCGCTGTCGCTCATCGAGGGTCTCCAGCAGTTGGAAGCCCAGACCTTCGTCCTCTGCCAGCGGATTGAGCACGCCCGCATCGAGCGCGGGTTGCTGCCCCAACGCGCTGGGTGTCATGGAGATCCAGCGCTGGTTGACGATCGTGACATTGAGGCACACGTGATGACCGAGGAAGCGAAGCGACCAGGTGTCCTCGAACCCGGGCCGCCCGAAGATGGAGAAGAAGTAGGAATCGGACGTGCGCCACAGCGGTGCCGCGACACCCAGGAACTGCGCCTCCCGCGCCCGCAGCACGTGCTCCAGCTGCATGATGGCCAGGATCTTGGTGAAGACCTCTTCGGACACGGTCAGCCGGATCAGGTCCAGCAGCACCACTTTCTGGTGCCGGTCCAGTTGATGCAAAGAGACACCGATGCGGTCCGGCTTGGGGATGATGTCCCAGTCGAGCCGGCGCGGATCGTCGAAGGCGAACAGGGAACCTGCTCGCTGATCTGCTGAGAACGTGTCGAGCAGACCGATGACGCCGACCAGTAGCTTCTGGATGGTGTGCGCGTCCTCATGCAGGTGCTCGGGCGGATCGGAACTGGGCGTCACGGCTGACCTTCCGTCGAATAATCAAAGCATCATAACCGTTCGCATGGTTTGGGGGAAGACGGGTGCGACCGACAGCGCGCACTGCACCGCCGACGACGAGGTTGGCGACCGCCCTTGACAGCGGTACAGCTCCGTCGCATACTCGAGAAACCATCATAACCATTTAGGTATTAAGGGAGTCTGCGTGAGCCTCCGGGACGCCGTGCGGTCGCGCGACGAAGCAGCCGCCGAAACAGCTGCCGCCGTGGTCGACCGCCCCGGAGCTGCACCTCGACTCGACTCGATCGCGATGGCTCCCCGGACCGCGGGCACGACGCTGCTGTCCGTGCTTGCAGCCCCACTGAACCCGCTGGATCTGTTGATCGCATCAGGCGCCTTCCATTCCGCGCGGCATGAGGTCCCCTACGTTCCCGGCAGCGAATGCGTCGGAGTCGTGCAGGAGTCGGACATCCACCCGGCGGGATCGTTGGTGTACGCCGAACGCCGTGCCTCACCAACAACGCCGGGCACATTCGCGGACCGCGTTCTGGTGCGCGACGCGGACGTCCTGCCATTGCCGGCCGGTGTCGATGCTGTGCGCGCTGCCGCTGTCGGCAACTCGGGTGTGGCCGCCTGGCTGCCGTTGATCGAGACCGCCGGACTCCGTACCGGCGAGACCGTGGTCGTGCTCGGCGCCACCGGTGCTGTCGGACAGCTCGCGGTGCAGATCGCCCGCCGACACGGTGCTGGTCGAGTTATCGGCGTCGGTCGCGATCAGGCTGCACTGCAACGACTTCTCATCCTGGGCGCGGACGCTGTCGTCGATCTGCGTCCCGATGAGAGCGAAGCTGCCTTGTCGGCGCGGATGGCCGAAGCCACTGCCGGGCCCGTCGACGTCGTCCTGGACGGCTTGTACGGCCTTCCGCTCCAGGCTGTGCTGCCACTGTGCGCACAGCACGCCCGGGTGGTCAACATCGGAAACTCGGCCGGGTCGACAGCGACCATTCCCGCGGGCCTGCTGCGCGGCAAACAGATCCAGCTGTCGGGCTTCGCCGGCCTGCACACAGAGCTGAAGGACAAGCAGCGTGCCCTGGCCTGGCTGTGGGCCGCGCTCGGACGCGGGGACCTGTACGTCGACGTCCGCACCGTTGCCCTCGCCGATCTGCCCGAAGCCTGGGAGGCCCAGGCGTCCTCCCCGCACGTCAAGCTCGTTGTACTGCCGGGCGATCGCCAGTCGAACCTCCACCGAAACCCATCGGGAGCTCTGTCATGACCGCGACCCCAGACACCATCCATCACCCGGGAAACGGAGCGGCGGAGCAGGCTTCGGCTGCATCCGGGACCGCGGCCGTCGAGGTCTCCACCGTGGTCGAGTCACTCACCGGAGTCTTCGCCGGGCCGATCCGCGGTCTGGCCTTCCGGACCCCGACCGAGCGAGGTCTGACCGACGAGCGCGGCAGCTTCCGCTACCGGCAGGGCGAATCTGTGACGTTCCTGGTCGGCGGCCTGGTCCTCGGCAATGCGGTGGGCGCACCGCGGGTGAACCTGGCCCAACTGGTCAACCGGGTGGACGGCAAGATGGAGCGGCTCCGCGATCCCATCGTCACCAACCTCGCCCGTCTCGTGCACACTCTGGATCACGACGGAACAGTGGAGTCGGGGGTCACCATCGCGCCCGCTGTCCACGAAGTCGTGGGGCCCATGGTCCTCAACTTCAACCAGGCAGACACCGACGCTGCTGACGTGGCACCTTCGGCTGACGAGTCCGGAACCGCAACCCGGATGGTGTCCTTCAGCGGCGATCGATCCGCTGCGTTCGCCGCCGACCCGGCCGTCGTCGCCCTGCTGGACACGCTGAACGCAACCGAAGGCGCCTTCAGTGGCAACTCTCCCCGCTCCCTGCAGAACGCGGCAGCATCCCGTAATGAGCTGCGCCGCAACATCCGCGGCATCATCAAGGCGACCGATGTGCAGATCCCGCTGCGAGACGGCTCCTACGTGTGTGCCGATGTCTTCCGACCGGACGACGGCAGCCAGCACCCGGTCGTCATGAACCAGGGCTTCTACGGCAAAGCGTTCGACCACGGCTGCATCGGGAATGCTGCCGACGCCGAGCGCAAGGAGATACTCGAGGACCGCTACTTCTCCGGCAACCCGGACGGCCTGCAGTACGAGAACCACGAAAGTGTCGACTCCTCGGTGTGGGTGCCCGAGGGCTACGTGTGCATCCGTGTCGACGCGCGCGGGGTCGGCAACAGCCCCGGCCTGCAAGCCCCCTTCAGCGTGCAGCAGGCCGAGGACTACTACGACGCCATCGAGTGGGCCGGCACCCAGGACTTCTCGAACGGGAACGTCGGCCTGTGGGGAATGTCGTACCTGGCCATCACCCAGCACACCGTCGCCAGCCTGCAGCCACCACACCTCAAGGCCATGGTCGCCATCGGTACCGATGCCGACCTCTACAACGAAGCCTTCTACGGTGGCGGCCTCTACGGTGAGGGATTCTGGGGCTGGTGGCGAAAGGCCATGGCAGGCACCAACTTCACCGGCGAACGGCAGGAGACCGACTGGATGGCGCAGATGCTGGCCACTCCGTTCAACGACCCGGCAGCCTACGGCGCCCAGGGCTCGATCTTCATGCGCCCCGAGCTGGAGAAGGCCACAGCCCCCGTGTGGATCGTCGGCCCGCAGACGGGTGTGGTGATCCACCAGCTCGGCAGCAGCGAAACCTTCCTGCGTTCCACCGGCGCTCAAGCCAAGCGGTTCGACTTCGTGGACGCCTGGTTCACCCACAGCTACCAGCAGTCCACGATCGCCGAGCACCAGCAGTTCTTCGACCACTGGCTGGGCGGTGCGGACAACGCAATCATGGACGCGGCCCCCGTCCGGGTTCAGGTCAGGACCGGCAACGGCGGGCACTTCGTCTCCGAGGAGTCCGAATGGCCGATCGCCCGGACCACCTATCCCCGTTGGTATCTCGACGCGACCCCGTCGGACTGGAGCGGCGACGACCGCCGGCAGGACTTCCTGCGCATCACCACCGAGGCGCCGACTGCCGCAGCGAGCGCGGACTACGACGCCCACCTGGACATCGGCCGACCGTCCATGGCACCGGTCGGATCGATCGGCGGAACACCTCGCTGGTCCACCGGTGTCTCGTTCATCAGCGACCCCATGACGCAGGACCTGGTGCTCGCCGGCTACCTGAAGGTAGGGCTGTGGGTGTCCTCCACCAGCGCCGACATGGATGCGTTCGTGTCGTTGCGTGTGCTCGATGAGAACGACCGCGAGATCCGCTACGAATCCCTGGTCCCCCCTGTCGACCCGTCCAGCATCCACCCGGTCGGCCACGGGTTGCTGAAGGTGTCGCACCGCAAGCTCGACGAGTCGCGATCCACCGACTACTGGCCGGTGCACACCCACCTGGAAGCAGACCACCGACCGCTGACACCTGATGAGATCGTGGCCGTCGAGATCGGTCTCAACCCGAGCAGCGCCCTGATCCGCAAGGGATGCCGGCTCAGGATCGATGTGCAGCCCTACTCAGCCGCCGGGGTGCCGGCCCGCGCCTACGACGAGAGCTACCACGTCGGGGCCAGGAACACCGTGTACACCGGTCCCGAGTATCCGAGCTATCTGCAATTGCCGATCGTGCCGAACCGATGAGCACCACGGCCGCCGCCACCACGCCACGCCAGGGCGCATCGCGTAGCCCGATCGAACCCGCCCACCAGGAGATGAACACGATGGTTGCCACTTACGTCGAGCACGACACCGACCGAACCGTCCAGGTGATCCTGGAGAAGGTGCGGGCTCTCGGTCCCACGCTCCGTCAGCGAGCACCGGAGGCGGAGCAAGCCGGCAGGCACTCCGATGAAACCATCGCGGATCTGGACGCGACCGGCGTCTTCGACATCGGCAGCCCAGCGGAGTACGCCGGGACTGAGCTGACCGTCCGTCAGCAACTGGACGTCGTCACCGAGGTGGCGAAATGGGACGGGTCGGCCGGATGGACCGTGTGGGTCGGGGCTTCGACGAACTGGATCCCGGCCGGATCGGGTGCACGTGTTGTCGAAGAGGTCTACGGCCACCCGTGGGTCGGCCCGCGGGTCGCCGGCTCGAGCCATTTCCCCGCCACTCGCGGGCGGGTGGAGCGAGTCCAGGGAGGATGGCTGATCTCCGGCGGACCATGGACCTTCGGCAGCGACTCACTGTGGGCGCCGTACACCAACCTGGGCTGCATCGCCGATGAAGGCGACGGCCAGTACCTGGTCGGCGTGCAGGTTCCGCGGGACGAGCTGGAGTTCCTGGACGATTGGAAGGTCGCCGGCATGCGCGCGACCGGCAGCGTC from Nakamurella sp. A5-74 harbors:
- a CDS encoding FCD domain-containing protein gives rise to the protein MTSFVAQTRAQVLAGEIEQQILDREFKPGELIGTIDALKTRTGFARSTVAEAIRILTDRGLAEIRPGRSGGLFATAAGPMVRIRHTLLAVTDAPASVAEAVAVREALEVLIDVDAAEHRTSRDITAMRKLVRRLQVAAGRGRTEFLLANWDLHERIAQISPNQTGSALYLSMMRFVREHAVAARHDDDPVSAATWLKDRFEIHEELVEAIVSGDVPRTKIAVEQHAGLSNF
- a CDS encoding DUF3500 domain-containing protein, which gives rise to MTPSSDPPEHLHEDAHTIQKLLVGVIGLLDTFSADQRAGSLFAFDDPRRLDWDIIPKPDRIGVSLHQLDRHQKVVLLDLIRLTVSEEVFTKILAIMQLEHVLRAREAQFLGVAAPLWRTSDSYFFSIFGRPGFEDTWSLRFLGHHVCLNVTIVNQRWISMTPSALGQQPALDAGVLNPLAEDEGLGFQLLETLDERQRSTAVIHDTAPADFVSRQVPRIGALEYPDHYDLGMPQYQITTADRKALALNRNQPSGIRADQLEEHQLDVLMQLIDTYLQRVSDSVAAEYRTGIDADGPATIHFAWAGGTTRGVPHYFRVQTRALLIEMVNAVDSGNHIHSVIRDFDQDFAAAAHEKYLARIAEHGDHLTSRTTSSEGTELMANDWSW
- a CDS encoding zinc-binding dehydrogenase, coding for MSLRDAVRSRDEAAAETAAAVVDRPGAAPRLDSIAMAPRTAGTTLLSVLAAPLNPLDLLIASGAFHSARHEVPYVPGSECVGVVQESDIHPAGSLVYAERRASPTTPGTFADRVLVRDADVLPLPAGVDAVRAAAVGNSGVAAWLPLIETAGLRTGETVVVLGATGAVGQLAVQIARRHGAGRVIGVGRDQAALQRLLILGADAVVDLRPDESEAALSARMAEATAGPVDVVLDGLYGLPLQAVLPLCAQHARVVNIGNSAGSTATIPAGLLRGKQIQLSGFAGLHTELKDKQRALAWLWAALGRGDLYVDVRTVALADLPEAWEAQASSPHVKLVVLPGDRQSNLHRNPSGALS
- a CDS encoding CocE/NonD family hydrolase; this translates as MTATPDTIHHPGNGAAEQASAASGTAAVEVSTVVESLTGVFAGPIRGLAFRTPTERGLTDERGSFRYRQGESVTFLVGGLVLGNAVGAPRVNLAQLVNRVDGKMERLRDPIVTNLARLVHTLDHDGTVESGVTIAPAVHEVVGPMVLNFNQADTDAADVAPSADESGTATRMVSFSGDRSAAFAADPAVVALLDTLNATEGAFSGNSPRSLQNAAASRNELRRNIRGIIKATDVQIPLRDGSYVCADVFRPDDGSQHPVVMNQGFYGKAFDHGCIGNAADAERKEILEDRYFSGNPDGLQYENHESVDSSVWVPEGYVCIRVDARGVGNSPGLQAPFSVQQAEDYYDAIEWAGTQDFSNGNVGLWGMSYLAITQHTVASLQPPHLKAMVAIGTDADLYNEAFYGGGLYGEGFWGWWRKAMAGTNFTGERQETDWMAQMLATPFNDPAAYGAQGSIFMRPELEKATAPVWIVGPQTGVVIHQLGSSETFLRSTGAQAKRFDFVDAWFTHSYQQSTIAEHQQFFDHWLGGADNAIMDAAPVRVQVRTGNGGHFVSEESEWPIARTTYPRWYLDATPSDWSGDDRRQDFLRITTEAPTAAASADYDAHLDIGRPSMAPVGSIGGTPRWSTGVSFISDPMTQDLVLAGYLKVGLWVSSTSADMDAFVSLRVLDENDREIRYESLVPPVDPSSIHPVGHGLLKVSHRKLDESRSTDYWPVHTHLEADHRPLTPDEIVAVEIGLNPSSALIRKGCRLRIDVQPYSAAGVPARAYDESYHVGARNTVYTGPEYPSYLQLPIVPNR
- a CDS encoding acyl-CoA dehydrogenase family protein, translated to MSTTAAATTPRQGASRSPIEPAHQEMNTMVATYVEHDTDRTVQVILEKVRALGPTLRQRAPEAEQAGRHSDETIADLDATGVFDIGSPAEYAGTELTVRQQLDVVTEVAKWDGSAGWTVWVGASTNWIPAGSGARVVEEVYGHPWVGPRVAGSSHFPATRGRVERVQGGWLISGGPWTFGSDSLWAPYTNLGCIADEGDGQYLVGVQVPRDELEFLDDWKVAGMRATGSVSCKLAKGELFVPEYRGVDFRDVTGQKLDNGLRGSIWKAPTLGWAFSLMAGMSIGIAQGALDRFLERSDGRPIRGTTYKNQLEAPLTHLMLSEVHSKIQSATLMAEANAAETDRLGELAAAGTPADPEYLQKFSARVLVETAYCAKWCAEAIELLQRNSGSTAIMDFEPIQRSWRDARIITLHGALNLEALSENYGRLMARLAPHNFAGITTLDRFAPTPVTKVS